Genomic DNA from Deinococcus planocerae:
GCGGGCCTGCCGAATCTGCTCCGCCGTCACGTCGAAGGCGTCGGGCTGCCGTGGCGCGCGCGGCGTCCGCAAAAAACCCGCGAAGGCGTTGCGGCACGAGTGATCCGCCCGCCCGCCCTCCGTCGTCACCCGCCAGAGAGCGAGTTCGAGGGGATCGGTGGGAATGGGGCAGGTCGGGGCGGAGGTGTCGAGCGGTGAGGGTGGAGACACGGTGCCCAGCCCCACCGGGAACTCCGAGCCCACCGCGCCCGCTCCACCGGACAGGCCGAACCCGGCGAGCGTCAGAGCGCCGAGGGTGAGCCGGAGGTTTTGGCGTCGGGGACGGCGGAAGCGGGCGGGCATCTCTCCGGCAGGATAGGGTCCGTCTCCGAGAGCCGAGGGTAAGTTTGCTGACGGGCCCTTGGGACAGGAGGGGGACCTGCCTCAGTCCACGACCTGAAAGCCCAACCGCTCGGCCTGTTGCACGAAGAAGTTGATGTTCTCCGTCAGGGTCTGCGGCCCCAGGCTCTTGCGGTGGTGCTCGCCCGTCGCCGCGATGATCAGGGTCTCAGCGAGGCAGGCGGGGACCGCGCCCTCCCCGAATTGCAGGTCGATGTTGCTCGTCATGCCGCCGGGCGGGCGCACCACGCCGCCGGGAATCACCCGCACGCCGGGAACCTCCAGCACGCTCTCGTGGACGTCGGCGGGGCGGCCCTCGTCGAAAATCCAGGCGCCGGGCCCCACGTGCTGCGGGAAGATCACCGGGTTGGGGTCCGAGGTCGCGCTGAAGATCAGGTCGGCCTCGCGCAGGGTGTCGTAACTCGTCGTCGTGACGATCTCGGTGTCCTTCACGGCGCGGCGCAGGGTGGCGGCACTGCGCTCCAGCCTTTCCATGTCCCGCCCGATCATGATGAGCTTGCCCACCTGCGGGGCGATGGTGCGCGCGATGCCGAAGGCGACCACCCCGTTCGCGCCGACGATGCCCGCCGTGGCCTGCTTCAGGTCCCGCCCCGTCTCGGCGAAATGGTGCAGGATGCCGGGGATGGCGGCCTTGATCGTGCCGCTGGTGTACGCGCCGCCGTTCGTGATCGTGAGGTCGGGGACGGCGGCCTGCACGTCCACCCCCTTGTTGCCCACCACCGACCAGAACGCGCCGAGCCCGAAGACCTCCGCCCCGAGTTCCTGCGCGAGCCGGGCGCCCTCGATGGCGCGGCGGGTGGCGAGGTCGGGATCGGAGGTGAACACGTCGGGGAGGAGGGGGCTGCTCAGGAGATAACAGCGAATCTCCTTGCCCTCGTTCGTCTTGATGCCGTGAAGCTCGCCGATCTTCATGGGCCGCAGGTTCGCGGCCATGTGGCGCACGCTCGCCTCGCTGATCACGCCGCGCTCGACGAGGGGCTTCATCCACGAGAAGCGGCGCGTGACCCAGAAATTTTCCAGCGTCATGGGGTGGATCATGAAGGCGGTGACGACCTG
This window encodes:
- a CDS encoding glycerol-3-phosphate acyltransferase gives rise to the protein MAFLSVLLLVLAFLVGSLPLGHWLLSRMGVDPRVNNAYNLGVENVLRRVGPGLAAASAGLDFSKGFLAVLMASSLGSRELCVLTALSAYLGHLNPPRTLYGGVPPRGRGNLVLFGVLAGLAVAGGVNFWIAALPVVVYAAAVGYWGYASAATVLGLLAFALLVAVSPLGIPAKLGALGLLVAATWRFKENLGRILDGTEPRVGEDVPVAGKRDDQVVTAFMIHPMTLENFWVTRRFSWMKPLVERGVISEASVRHMAANLRPMKIGELHGIKTNEGKEIRCYLLSSPLLPDVFTSDPDLATRRAIEGARLAQELGAEVFGLGAFWSVVGNKGVDVQAAVPDLTITNGGAYTSGTIKAAIPGILHHFAETGRDLKQATAGIVGANGVVAFGIARTIAPQVGKLIMIGRDMERLERSAATLRRAVKDTEIVTTTSYDTLREADLIFSATSDPNPVIFPQHVGPGAWIFDEGRPADVHESVLEVPGVRVIPGGVVRPPGGMTSNIDLQFGEGAVPACLAETLIIAATGEHHRKSLGPQTLTENINFFVQQAERLGFQVVD